A DNA window from Paenibacillus andongensis contains the following coding sequences:
- a CDS encoding DUF1284 domain-containing protein, with the protein MTQPIQLRGHHLLCLLGYRGMGYSKEFCENMTTVYEELRQKPETMIRIVLGPDDLCAAFPKDQEAHCENRSVYQHDAEIVTKLGLQVEMELSWSEICRQVAGRVKPSDIGHLCATCRWEPYGVCAEGVRLIGEGGDLPPVITKKEG; encoded by the coding sequence ATGACCCAGCCGATCCAACTGAGGGGACATCACTTACTTTGTCTGCTAGGATACAGAGGAATGGGTTATTCGAAAGAGTTTTGCGAAAACATGACGACCGTCTACGAGGAATTGCGTCAAAAGCCTGAAACGATGATCCGCATTGTTCTTGGGCCTGATGACCTTTGCGCAGCTTTCCCGAAGGATCAAGAAGCGCATTGTGAAAATAGGTCCGTCTATCAGCACGATGCAGAAATCGTCACCAAGCTTGGCCTGCAAGTGGAGATGGAACTGAGCTGGTCGGAGATTTGTAGGCAGGTGGCCGGCCGTGTGAAGCCTAGCGACATTGGTCACCTATGTGCCACATGCCGTTGGGAGCCTTACGGTGTTTGTGCGGAAGGTGTTCGATTGATCGGGGAGGGTGGCGACTTGCCGCCCGTCATTACCAAAAAAGAGGGCTAG
- a CDS encoding GGDEF domain-containing protein, which produces MEQLPANDHIWNRKLIHILWWILFIYEVVAILGFFFNMHDQPPQWFNRFMEVQIITACLQLILMGAGYLAVHFLKRYSDFIMITWTMTMVCIFIICIPELMNSYELISIPIILASIYFQKKYIFFAYSLGIVYLISLLVCQVYQGHALTPSDVIVTITVLTSTALICFAIMNKGLILITELKDSVVREQDLLIRNVMIDRLSKVDALTELFNHRSFQEHTDHLISHMPHDTPLELALIDIDNFKRINDTYGHWVGDMVLKTIGSILKEELGPDDMSFRYGGEEFAVLFVGKSHEEVLHICEQLMETIRGTEIPEMPDQPLTMSIGLASYNRNTMKKAWFQLVDECLYTAKRNGKNRIHSHISE; this is translated from the coding sequence ATGGAACAACTTCCGGCTAATGATCATATATGGAATCGAAAGCTTATACATATTTTATGGTGGATCCTATTCATCTACGAAGTAGTCGCTATTCTTGGATTCTTCTTTAATATGCATGATCAGCCTCCGCAATGGTTTAACAGGTTCATGGAGGTTCAAATCATTACGGCCTGCCTACAGCTCATCTTAATGGGAGCCGGTTATTTGGCTGTTCACTTTCTGAAACGATACAGCGATTTTATCATGATTACATGGACCATGACCATGGTTTGTATCTTTATTATCTGTATTCCCGAGCTGATGAACAGCTACGAATTAATTAGTATCCCTATTATTTTAGCCTCTATCTATTTCCAAAAGAAATATATTTTTTTCGCTTATAGTTTAGGCATTGTATATTTAATTTCATTACTAGTTTGTCAGGTATATCAAGGGCATGCCCTAACACCCTCTGATGTGATCGTGACTATTACAGTCCTCACCTCAACGGCACTTATCTGCTTTGCAATCATGAACAAAGGGCTAATTCTCATTACAGAGTTAAAAGATTCGGTCGTTCGCGAACAGGACCTCCTTATTCGAAATGTGATGATTGATCGACTTTCCAAAGTGGATGCGCTAACCGAGCTGTTTAATCATCGCTCTTTTCAAGAGCATACCGATCATCTAATTTCGCATATGCCCCATGATACGCCGCTTGAGCTTGCTCTTATCGATATCGATAATTTCAAAAGGATTAATGATACCTACGGGCATTGGGTCGGTGACATGGTTCTCAAAACGATCGGCTCCATTCTGAAGGAAGAGCTCGGCCCTGACGATATGTCTTTTCGATATGGTGGAGAGGAATTCGCCGTTCTGTTTGTAGGCAAATCACACGAGGAAGTTTTACATATTTGCGAACAATTAATGGAAACCATCCGGGGTACCGAAATTCCTGAGATGCCGGATCAACCGTTAACGATGAGTATCGGACTCGCTAGCTATAATCGCAACACGATGAAAAAAGCTTGGTTCCAACTTGTCGATGAATGTTTGTATACCGCCAAAAGAAATGGGAAAAACCGCATTCATTCTCATATTTCCGAATAG
- a CDS encoding response regulator, which produces MKPKILVVDPVQSLRGILRQIIITMGYDVLEAANGAEAIHAYQANFPILTTMDLNMPDMTGIDVIRKIREFDPAANIMMCSALEQKTMIIEAIHAGAKEFVSKPFREHNIKETMLKLLIV; this is translated from the coding sequence ATGAAGCCTAAGATTCTCGTTGTAGATCCGGTCCAAAGCCTTAGAGGTATTTTACGTCAAATTATTATTACGATGGGTTACGATGTACTAGAAGCAGCTAATGGTGCCGAGGCCATTCATGCGTATCAAGCCAACTTTCCGATTCTGACCACAATGGACCTGAATATGCCAGACATGACCGGTATAGATGTGATCCGAAAAATTAGAGAATTCGACCCTGCCGCCAACATTATGATGTGCTCTGCCTTGGAGCAAAAGACGATGATTATCGAGGCGATCCATGCGGGTGCCAAAGAGTTCGTTTCTAAGCCTTTCCGGGAACATAATATAAAGGAAACGATGCTGAAGCTGTTGATTGTCTAA
- a CDS encoding NUDIX hydrolase — MEAKFCMTCGSAMESRDVDGTIRRACTVCSFVHWGNYSIGVGALVMKDEKMLLVRRAQEPGKGRWTNPGGYIEQLELIQDTIEREVLEESGIKAVVNRLVAVRDLPRSIHNVYIAFEMDYISGEPQPDGVEVDAAGFYSLSEMESMNVADFTKWLIDVALHSKTTGLTLDKDPIIKMEGYGLYRVPKI, encoded by the coding sequence ATGGAAGCCAAGTTTTGTATGACCTGCGGATCCGCTATGGAGTCGCGCGATGTGGATGGCACGATAAGACGAGCTTGTACGGTGTGCAGTTTTGTTCATTGGGGTAACTATAGCATCGGTGTAGGCGCACTTGTGATGAAGGATGAGAAGATGCTGCTTGTACGCAGGGCTCAGGAACCAGGGAAAGGCCGATGGACCAACCCGGGCGGTTATATTGAGCAGCTTGAGCTGATCCAAGATACGATTGAGCGCGAAGTGTTGGAAGAGAGCGGAATCAAGGCGGTAGTCAATCGCTTGGTAGCCGTGCGTGATTTGCCAAGAAGTATACATAATGTCTACATTGCTTTTGAAATGGATTACATCAGCGGTGAGCCTCAGCCAGACGGCGTGGAGGTCGATGCAGCTGGGTTTTATAGTCTATCCGAAATGGAATCCATGAACGTAGCAGATTTCACCAAATGGCTCATTGATGTTGCCCTTCATTCCAAAACAACCGGACTAACCCTCGATAAAGATCCAATCATCAAAATGGAAGGGTACGGATTGTACCGTGTTCCCAAAATATGA
- a CDS encoding SOS response-associated peptidase, protein MCHSISILADVNELVKQFRIDRLLSYSSNRYEVRPTESVSAVMMNRKGERILDEFRWGLMPFWAKDAVCGDRDSIFTNIVFERIVRKQRCIIPCSGFYISVTEGKETEWIKFKMRSGTFGIAGLYDVWRAPSGEEELRTCMMLMTEANSLVSPYQRRMPAILDQDQAEMWLQPEMKDSRLLRSILRPVDDLLMVANVLSSPEEKLESGSDVSVFV, encoded by the coding sequence ATGTGTCATTCCATATCTATTCTTGCTGATGTCAACGAGCTTGTTAAACAATTCCGCATTGATCGGCTGCTATCGTATAGCTCCAATCGTTATGAGGTGCGGCCGACAGAGTCTGTCTCCGCTGTGATGATGAATAGAAAGGGAGAACGCATCCTTGATGAATTTCGTTGGGGTCTGATGCCGTTCTGGGCAAAAGATGCCGTATGCGGGGACCGCGATTCGATCTTCACCAACATCGTCTTTGAGCGTATCGTTAGAAAGCAGCGCTGTATTATTCCTTGCAGTGGATTTTATATTAGCGTGACAGAGGGAAAAGAGACAGAGTGGATTAAGTTCAAAATGCGCAGCGGCACCTTCGGCATCGCGGGGCTGTATGACGTCTGGCGGGCTCCATCTGGTGAAGAGGAGCTTCGTACATGTATGATGCTGATGACAGAAGCGAACTCACTCGTCTCTCCTTATCAACGCAGAATGCCTGCGATTCTAGACCAAGATCAGGCCGAGATGTGGCTGCAGCCAGAGATGAAGGACAGCAGACTCCTCAGATCCATCCTTCGACCAGTAGATGATCTGCTGATGGTTGCAAATGTTTTGTCATCCCCAGAAGAGAAGCTGGAAAGCGGTTCGGATGTAAGTGTTTTTGTATGA